In Phlebotomus papatasi isolate M1 chromosome 1, Ppap_2.1, whole genome shotgun sequence, the following proteins share a genomic window:
- the LOC129802123 gene encoding uncharacterized protein LOC129802123, giving the protein MNKNMMKCSFIILLAIHQAFTLSTDKKNEIPNYIRVCNRNLSPEYLNECVRRSILMLKPRLSRGIPQLSLPPFNPLHLPKVSFSQDQGPINLNSTYTNIKIYGLSDFKLQSVKIDLKKNYFQLQMMFPELYMTADYLISGHILMLPLQGQGLSYGNYTEVETTATLHCERIMGKDKKEHFRIQDLSVDFTIGDAEWTFDGDNELCTVMNKFINDNWRLIIGEMRPAIQGAMAKIIGKITGKIFELYSIDKLLPDKPYKAFAAELCIELDDLVRSQIQSKCTVKSNEDSSTNMQFILAVASLVVLLVNGGVLGSDVPQLKEKPDWLLTCPRENPNQDGCFKKMFEGMFKSLAKGLPEVGIEPFEPLKIQNVQISKGMGSLTLAGGFQNLLVRGPSNATVRRALLNFADKTLDFDLELPLLRINATYNLKGNVLLLPLVGNGDVKMALKDVKSNVATKFSIKKLPEEVIQIDEMKVQFLVGGMKIHLDNLFNGNQILGASLNLFLNQNANEIIAELRSDLENGLAKIFINLWNNVFSRMPIKLWLI; this is encoded by the exons atgaataaaaatatgatGAAGTGTTCATTTATCATACTTCTGGCTATTCACCAAGCCTTTACTCTAAGCacggataaaaaaaatgaaatac CAAATTACATTCGTGTGTGCAATAGGAATCTCTCACCGGAATACTTGAATGAATGCGTCCGGCGTTCAATTCTTATGCTAAAGCCAAGACTCAGCCGTGGAATTCCACAATTGTCTCTACCACCATTCAATCCACTTCATCTGCCCAAAGTGTCCTTTTCGCAAGATCAAGGGCCTATCAACCTCAATTCCACCTACACCAACATCAAAATCTACGGACTATCGGACTTTAAGTTGCAGAGTGTAAAAATTGACCTTAAGAAGAACTACTTTCAACTGCAGATGATGTTTCCAGAACTCTATATGACGGCAGATTACCTAATTTCTGGACATATCCTCATGCTACCACTTCAGGGACAAGGATTAAGCTACGGAAACTATA CTGAGGTTGAAACAACTGCAACTCTTCATTGTGAGAGGATCATGGGAAAGGACAAAAAGGAGCACTTTAGGATACAGGACCTCTCTGTAGACTTTACAATCGGTGATGCTGAATGGACATTCGATGGAGACAATGAGCTGTGCACGGTTATGAACAAGTTCATTAATGACAATTGGAGGCTCATTATAGGTGAAATGCGTCCAGCTATTCAGGGTGCCATGGCGAAGATCATTGGAAAGATTACGGGAAAGATCTTCGAACTGTACAGTATTGACAAGCTCCTGCCAGA CAAACCGTACAAGGCATTCGCAGCTGAGCTGTGCATCGAGTTAGACGATCTTGTGCGCTCTCAAATACAATCCAAATGCACTG TGAAGTCCAACGAGGACAGTTCCACAAATATGCAATTTATCTTAGCTGTAGCATCCTTGGTTGTGCTTCTGGTAAATGGAGGAGTTCTCGGGAGCGATGTTCCGCAATTAAAAGAGAAAC CTGATTGGCTACTCACCTGCCCCAGAGAGAATCCCAACCAAGACGGCTGCTTCAAGAAAATGTTTGAGGGAATGTTCAAATCATTGGCTAAAG GCTTACCTGAAGTCGGCATTGAACCATTTGAACCACTCAAGATTCAAAATGTACAAATTTCCAAGGGAATGGGCAGTTTAACACTAGCTGGAGGATTTCAGAATCTTTTAGTTCGTGGACCATCAAACGCCACAGTTCGTCGAGCTTTGCTCAATTTTGCTGATAAGACGCTCGATTTCGATTTAGAGTTACCACTTCTACGGATAAATGCTACTTATAACCTCAAGGGAAATGTCTTGCTCCTACCTCTTGTGGGAAATGGAGATGTGAAGATGGCTCTCAAAGATGTGAAATCCAATGTTGCCACAAAATTCAGCATCAAAAAGTTACCAGAG GAAGTTATACAAATAGACGAAATGAAAGTGCAATTTTTGGTGGGCGGCATGAAGATTCATCTGGATAATCTGTTCAATGGCAATCAAATTTTGGGTGCATCCCTCAATTTATTTCTCAATCAAAATGCCAACGAAATTATTGCTGAATTGAGAAGTGATCTTGAGAATggacttgcaaaaatatttattaatctgTGGAATAATGTATTCTCCAGGATGCCAATTAAATTGTGGTTGATATAG
- the LOC129802194 gene encoding uncharacterized protein LOC129802194: MLRLIPVMIFILAAFAQTAENPPYIKQCSRSDPKLLDCLRDALHHLRPYLATGIPEIEMPSVEPFVMDNLALQLTGGPQGYRVNLKNMEVFGASNFTVKSIKLSENNKPFEARIAMPKLVIKAKYFSSGVLIIIPASGSGDFAGAFDGVVADVRGTVSTDPRTEGTFIHVETLALELTIKKVRLSVSKVFQNNRILTEATNLFLRENGHEVVKAMQPQLQKKLSIEFMRIANQLLKHVPVEQFLPYYLQQCSRDDPEINSCLIESANKFARHLRDGVPELELEEVEPVIVDEISIVLGNGPEGYRAIFRDIEAFGVSNLTVTNIRSDVDTLQFQLTLEIPKIKVRAQYRSSGVLILVQASGAGDYWGQYEAALNLFINSNSQELLKEMKPALRAKLTTVLHNFMDKLFERIPLEYWIVFEMRTICLVVFAYLQLVVAIEEVPEYLHICQQSDPDLEQCMIKSIEQLRPKLAVGIPELDIPRLEPIDLGDLLVAGSNTPNGLTITAKDIQSYGASDFQIKKIEVVEYGQHYKLQLYLPHLYTKGRYSIDGRVLLLPIKGAGKFTGNFTRCTADVTMILEPAEISGNDHIILKKLQIKIKVGRGSMYLDNLFGGDKTLGDIVNDTINQNFEVVSKDIIPLIEKALERHFKKTSNKILSRYTRSQLFP, from the exons CACCTTACATCAAACAATGTAGCCGCTCTGATCCCAAATTGCTGGACTGCCTCCGAGATGCACTTCACCATTTGCGGCCCTATTTGGCAACCGGCATACCAGAAATTGAG ATGCCATCAGTGGAGCCCTTCGTCATGGACAATTTGGCGCTCCAACTAACCGGAGGACCACAGGGTTACCGAGTCAACCTCAAAAACATGGAAGTTTTCGGCGCAAGCAATTTCACCGTTAAATCCATCAA GTTGAGCGAGAACAATAAGCCATTCGAGGCAAGAATTGCGATGCCCAAATTAGTCATCAAGGCGAAATACTTCAGTTCCGGGGTGCTCATCATTATTCCTGCCAGTGGAAGTGGTGACTTTGCTGGGGCTTTCG ATGGCGTTGTTGCTGATGTTCGTGGAACCGTGTCTACCGATCCACGTACTGAAGGTACCTTTATCCACGTAGAAACGCTAGCTCTAGAACTTACCATCAAGAAGGTGCGATTGAGTGTATCCAAAGTCTTCCAGAACAACAGAATATTGA CTGAGGCAACAAACTTATTCCTAAGAGAGAATGGACATGAAGTGGTGAAGGCAATGCAGCCACAATTGCAGAAAAAGCTCTCGATTGAATTCATGCGCATAGCTAATCAACTACTTAAGCATGTGCCCGTAGAACAGTTCCTTC CATATTACCTTCAGCAGTGTAGTCGAGATGATCCGGAAATCAATTCCTGCCTGATAGAATCAGCTAATAAATTTGCAAGACACCTGAGAGACGGTGTTCCCGAGTTAGAATTGGAGGAG GTAGAGCCCGTTATCGTGGATGAAATCAGTATTGTTCTCGGAAATGGTCCAGAG GGCTATCGGGCCATTTTCCGAGACATCGAGGCTTTTGGTGTGAGCAATTTAACAGTGACCAATATTCG CTCCGACGTCGACACCTTGCAGTTTCAACTGACTCTGGAGATACCCAAGATTAAGGTCCGTGCCCAATACAGATCATCTGGTGTTCTTATTCTTGTACAAGCCTCTGGAGCTGGCGACTATTGGGGTCAATATG AGGCAGCTCTCAATCTCTTCATCAACTCCAACAGTCAGGAACTTCTGAAGGAAATGAAACCAGCACTGAGAGCAAAACTCACCACTGTTCTTCATAATTTCATGGATAAGCTATTTGAACGAATTCCCCTAGAATATTGGATAGT ATTCGAGATGCGAACTATATGCCTTGTTGTTTTTGCGTATCTACAATTAGTGGTTGCTATTGAGGAAGTCC CTGAATACCTTCACATTTGTCAGCAGTCTGATCCAGATCTCGAACAATGCATGATTAAAAGCATAGAACAGCTTCGTCCAAAGCTCGCTGTGGGAATTCCTGAACTCGATATACCGCGGCTTGAGCCAATTGATCTGGGGGATCTTCTTGTTGCCGGAAGTAACACGCCGAACGGTCTAACGATTACTGCCAAAGATATTCAATCGTACGGCGCATCGGATTTTCAGATTAAGAAAATCGA AGTTGTTGAATATGGTCAGCACTACAAGTTACAACTCTACCTTCCTCATCTGTACACAAAGGGAAGATATTCAATTGATGGACGTGTTTTGCTGCTTCCCATTAAGGGTGCTGGAAAATTCACAGGAAATTTCA CGAGGTGTACAGCAGATGTTACGATGATCCTTGAGCCAGCTGAAATTAGCGGAAATGACCACATCATCCTGAAGAAATTACAAATTAAGATTAAAGTTGGTCGTGGTTCAATGTATCTGGATAATCTATTTGGCGGTGATAAGACTCTGGGGGACATTGTCAATGATACAATCAATCAGAACTTTGAAGTTGTAAGCAAGGATATCATTCCTTTAATCGAGAAAGCACTTGAGCGTCACTTCAAGAAGACATCAAATAAGATTCTCAGTAGATATACAAGAAGTCAATTGTTTCCTTAA
- the LOC129809446 gene encoding protein takeout: MKLSLSAALLLAQCILCLSEQPYYLQQCSRDDPEINSCLIESANKFARHLRDGVPELELEEVEPVIVDEISIVLGNGPEGYRAIFRDIEAFGVSNLTVTNIRSDVDTLQFQLTLEIPKIKVRAQYRSSGVLILVQASGAGDYWGQYEGVKAKVYFKAVPQETIDDLTYLVVEQVKMDFSVKEINMGVENIANGNSIIQAALNLFINSNSQELLKEMKPALRAKLTTVLHNFMDKLFERIPLEYWIV, encoded by the exons ATGAAACTTTCTCTATCAGCTGCACTTCTACTAGCCCAGTGCATCCTGTGCCTGTCTGAGCAAC CATATTACCTTCAGCAGTGTAGTCGAGATGATCCGGAAATCAATTCCTGCCTGATAGAATCAGCTAATAAATTTGCAAGACACCTGAGAGACGGTGTTCCCGAGTTAGAATTGGAGGAG GTAGAGCCCGTTATCGTGGATGAAATCAGTATTGTTCTCGGAAATGGTCCAGAG GGCTATCGGGCCATTTTCCGAGACATCGAGGCTTTTGGTGTGAGCAATTTAACAGTGACCAATATTCG CTCCGACGTCGACACCTTGCAGTTTCAACTGACTCTGGAGATACCCAAGATTAAGGTCCGTGCCCAATACAGATCATCTGGTGTTCTTATTCTTGTACAAGCCTCTGGAGCTGGCGACTATTGGGGTCAATATG AGGGCGTCAAAGCGAAAGTCTATTTCAAAGCTGTACCACAGGAGACTATTGATGACCTAACTTATCTGGTGGTGGAACAAGTGAAAATGGATTTCagtgtaaaagaaattaatatggGTGTTGAAAATATCGCAAATGGAAACAGTATTATAC AGGCAGCTCTCAATCTCTTCATCAACTCCAACAGTCAGGAACTTCTGAAGGAAATGAAACCAGCACTGAGAGCAAAACTCACCACTGTTCTTCATAATTTCATGGATAAGCTATTTGAACGAATTCCCCTAGAATATTGGATAGTGTGA